A single window of Pontiella agarivorans DNA harbors:
- a CDS encoding aldehyde dehydrogenase family protein, translating into MSDVKKMFIDGEWVEALSGETRESINPANGEVLSAVAEGAAADVDKAVEAAKEAFYNGPWGSAPAQERAALLFKLADLVDANAGELAELEMRDNGKPLRETEYDVADTSACFRYYAGLCTKPMGQTYDVADPMQAMTVREPIGVVGLIVPWNYPLLMATWKIAPALAAGNCIIFKPAELTPLSAVRLFELIEEAGFPKGVANLVMGAGPAVGARMAEHPDIDKIAFTGGTATGRKIMTAATGNLKKISLELGGKSPCVVFEDADMEAAVDWALFAIFANQGQVCSAGSRLLLQESIHDEFVEKLVACAEKIKVAPGDAEGVEMAAMISEAHMEKVLRYIEIGKQEGATLRCGGMRLTEGELSKGFFVAPTVFTDTTPDMRIVQEEIFGPVLVVQKFTDDEDAVRLANDSIYGLAGGVFSENGARALNFIKKLRAGITWINCYHPTYSEAPWGGYKQSGIGRDLGTYGFDEYTEVKQININLEPGPVGWFEN; encoded by the coding sequence ATGAGTGATGTGAAGAAGATGTTTATTGACGGGGAATGGGTGGAAGCCCTTTCCGGTGAAACGCGTGAGTCGATTAATCCGGCGAACGGTGAAGTTCTGTCAGCGGTGGCGGAAGGTGCGGCGGCGGATGTCGATAAAGCCGTCGAAGCGGCGAAGGAAGCGTTTTATAACGGACCGTGGGGTTCCGCTCCGGCGCAGGAGCGGGCGGCCCTGCTGTTTAAGCTGGCTGATCTGGTGGATGCGAATGCCGGGGAGCTGGCGGAACTGGAGATGCGCGATAATGGAAAACCGCTGCGCGAAACGGAGTATGATGTAGCGGATACGTCGGCCTGTTTCCGCTATTATGCCGGACTCTGTACGAAGCCGATGGGCCAGACCTACGACGTGGCCGATCCTATGCAGGCGATGACGGTGCGTGAGCCGATCGGCGTGGTCGGCCTGATTGTGCCGTGGAACTATCCGCTGCTGATGGCCACGTGGAAAATTGCGCCGGCTTTGGCAGCGGGCAACTGCATTATTTTCAAGCCGGCGGAATTGACCCCGCTTTCGGCGGTGCGTCTGTTTGAACTGATTGAAGAAGCCGGATTCCCGAAGGGCGTGGCCAACCTCGTGATGGGAGCCGGTCCGGCGGTCGGAGCACGTATGGCCGAACATCCGGACATTGACAAGATTGCTTTCACCGGCGGGACAGCGACGGGCCGGAAAATTATGACGGCCGCTACGGGCAACCTGAAAAAGATTTCCCTCGAGCTCGGCGGTAAATCGCCGTGCGTGGTGTTTGAAGATGCCGACATGGAGGCTGCGGTGGACTGGGCGCTGTTTGCCATCTTTGCCAACCAGGGTCAGGTCTGCTCCGCGGGATCGCGCCTGCTGCTGCAGGAGAGTATTCACGATGAGTTCGTGGAAAAACTCGTTGCGTGTGCCGAAAAAATAAAGGTGGCTCCGGGCGATGCCGAGGGTGTGGAAATGGCGGCCATGATTTCGGAAGCGCACATGGAAAAGGTGCTCCGCTATATAGAAATCGGGAAACAGGAGGGGGCAACGCTGCGGTGCGGCGGTATGCGTCTGACTGAGGGCGAGCTGAGCAAAGGCTTTTTTGTTGCACCGACCGTCTTTACCGACACGACACCGGATATGCGTATTGTGCAGGAGGAAATCTTCGGACCGGTGCTTGTGGTTCAAAAGTTTACCGACGATGAAGACGCGGTGCGCCTGGCCAACGATTCGATCTACGGCCTCGCCGGCGGGGTCTTTTCGGAAAACGGTGCGCGGGCGCTGAACTTTATCAAAAAGCTGCGCGCGGGCATTACCTGGATCAACTGCTACCACCCGACGTAC
- a CDS encoding iron-containing alcohol dehydrogenase family protein, with the protein MHLIPMPEIFCGSDALEALGTTLAQVCARRVFIVTGPHVSRTDGFAAMKAVAEKGRDVAVFNETQGDPSMEQVTEMIAQAKAFGADAVIGMGGGSPIDAAKVVAAALSNDRKVEEMVGTDRVPKRCAPLFIIPTTAGTGSEATNISILTDTAEQMKKAVVSNHILPHMAFLVPELTVSMPKRITATTGIDAFCHATEAYLSKRRNPYSDGMALRALGLIARWLEKACCEPENLAAREGMLMASFFAGLAFTNASVTAIHAFAYPLGGRYHTPHGMANALMLAPVLKHNFAGNEERFADLAEAFCGARDPGAFVPAVQVLKKNIGLPMSLDDAGIPESDLESMAEAVMGVTRLLEVNPNAIVLDDARRIYQEAFKGE; encoded by the coding sequence ATGCATCTGATTCCCATGCCGGAAATTTTCTGCGGCTCCGATGCGCTGGAGGCCCTCGGTACTACACTTGCGCAGGTGTGTGCCAGGCGCGTCTTTATTGTCACGGGTCCGCATGTTTCCCGGACGGACGGCTTTGCCGCCATGAAGGCGGTTGCGGAAAAGGGCCGCGATGTCGCGGTGTTTAATGAAACGCAAGGCGATCCCTCGATGGAGCAGGTCACCGAAATGATTGCGCAGGCGAAAGCATTCGGCGCGGATGCCGTGATCGGGATGGGCGGCGGCAGTCCGATTGATGCTGCGAAAGTGGTGGCTGCTGCGCTTTCCAATGATCGGAAGGTTGAGGAAATGGTCGGGACGGACCGGGTGCCGAAACGCTGCGCGCCGCTGTTTATTATTCCCACAACGGCCGGTACGGGATCCGAGGCGACGAATATTTCGATTCTGACCGATACTGCAGAGCAGATGAAAAAGGCGGTGGTTTCAAATCATATTCTGCCACACATGGCTTTTCTGGTTCCGGAACTCACGGTATCGATGCCGAAGCGTATCACCGCCACAACCGGCATCGATGCCTTTTGCCACGCTACGGAAGCCTATCTTTCCAAACGCCGTAATCCGTACAGCGACGGCATGGCACTCCGGGCGCTGGGCCTGATTGCCCGGTGGCTGGAGAAAGCGTGCTGCGAACCGGAAAATCTGGCGGCGCGTGAGGGGATGCTGATGGCGAGTTTTTTTGCGGGGCTGGCTTTCACCAACGCAAGTGTCACAGCGATTCATGCTTTTGCGTATCCGCTGGGCGGACGGTACCACACGCCGCATGGCATGGCCAATGCGCTGATGCTCGCGCCGGTGCTGAAACATAATTTCGCGGGGAATGAGGAGCGTTTTGCGGATCTTGCCGAAGCCTTCTGCGGCGCGCGCGATCCCGGGGCATTTGTACCGGCGGTGCAGGTGCTTAAAAAAAATATCGGCCTGCCGATGTCGCTTGATGACGCCGGGATTCCGGAGAGCGATCTGGAGTCGATGGCCGAAGCGGTGATGGGTGTGACGCGGCTGCTGGAGGTGAATCCCAATGCGATTGTCTTGGATGATGCGAGGCGGATTTATCAGGAAGCATTCAAAGGAGAATAA